One window of the Desulfonatronum thiosulfatophilum genome contains the following:
- a CDS encoding sensor histidine kinase, giving the protein MRSPSETSINVLPDNPRRVLIVEDDEGLRKLLEKRLRKAGFEAASVATGAEAVERIQALPDQALLLDQKLPDTTGRDLINALRQRGLHAPFIVMTGQGDERLAVEMMKLGADDYLVKDLALTDLLPKAFERLFCKLDTEQRLHAAEKALRESEKKYRELVENSNSIILRMDQDGFLLYFNEFAERFFGYAKEEVLGRNVIGTTLSAYDSQNRDMAAMIRDITLHPDRYLTNENENLLKDGSRVWISWSNRVVIGDNGEKQILCIGHDVTQRKRAEEEAIKAKAQAEAANQAKSVFLANMSHEIRTPLSGIMGMMQLLRTTKLDVEQTQYVQLAMTSADRLTRLLTDILDLSRVEAGKMEIHETEFKVTDLSDSVVDLFTVTARDKSVALECFVDPSIPLRLIGDEVRVRQVLFNLVGNALKFSERGVVLVQMLPLSPAKNSDLRLLFRVSDNGIGIPHENLKDLFKPFVQVDDSYTRCYQGAGLGLAIVKRLVQLMGGDVCVDSEEGEGTTVHVILPFKLSATMPAFSVGGALRKNAGALPLS; this is encoded by the coding sequence ATGCGTTCACCCAGTGAAACGTCTATCAACGTCCTCCCCGACAATCCCAGGCGCGTACTGATCGTTGAAGACGACGAGGGATTGAGGAAACTGCTCGAAAAGCGACTGCGCAAGGCCGGGTTCGAGGCCGCGAGCGTCGCCACGGGGGCTGAAGCCGTGGAGCGCATCCAGGCGCTTCCGGATCAGGCTTTGCTGCTGGATCAAAAACTCCCGGACACAACAGGCAGAGACCTGATCAATGCCTTGCGGCAACGCGGTCTTCACGCCCCGTTCATCGTCATGACCGGCCAGGGGGATGAACGGTTGGCCGTGGAAATGATGAAGCTGGGAGCGGACGACTATCTGGTCAAGGATCTGGCCCTGACCGATCTTCTACCCAAAGCGTTTGAGCGCCTGTTTTGCAAATTAGACACGGAGCAGCGACTCCATGCCGCGGAAAAGGCGCTCAGGGAAAGCGAAAAAAAATATCGCGAACTTGTGGAAAATTCCAACAGTATCATTCTGCGCATGGATCAGGATGGGTTCTTGCTTTATTTCAACGAATTCGCGGAACGTTTTTTTGGGTATGCCAAGGAAGAAGTATTGGGAAGAAATGTCATCGGCACAACGCTTTCCGCCTATGACAGCCAAAACAGAGACATGGCCGCCATGATCCGGGACATCACCCTCCACCCGGACCGGTACCTCACCAACGAAAACGAGAACCTCCTCAAGGACGGCAGTCGGGTCTGGATCTCCTGGAGCAACCGGGTCGTGATCGGGGACAATGGCGAGAAGCAGATCCTGTGCATCGGCCATGATGTCACCCAGCGCAAACGGGCCGAGGAGGAAGCCATCAAGGCCAAGGCCCAGGCCGAAGCCGCCAACCAAGCCAAGTCCGTCTTCCTGGCCAACATGTCGCACGAAATCCGGACTCCGCTCAGCGGCATCATGGGCATGATGCAGCTTCTGCGGACCACGAAACTGGACGTCGAACAGACGCAATATGTGCAACTGGCAATGACATCTGCCGACAGACTAACCAGGCTGCTCACTGACATCCTGGACCTGTCCAGGGTGGAAGCCGGCAAGATGGAAATCCACGAGACTGAGTTCAAGGTCACGGACCTTAGCGACTCGGTTGTGGATCTGTTCACGGTCACGGCCCGGGACAAAAGCGTCGCCCTGGAATGTTTTGTCGATCCTTCCATACCTTTGCGACTCATAGGCGATGAGGTTCGCGTCCGCCAGGTCCTTTTCAATCTGGTGGGCAATGCCCTGAAATTCTCTGAGAGGGGTGTCGTTCTCGTTCAAATGCTTCCACTCTCCCCCGCCAAAAACAGCGACCTGCGTTTGCTGTTCCGCGTTTCCGACAACGGAATTGGAATTCCCCACGAAAATCTCAAGGACCTGTTCAAACCCTTTGTACAGGTAGACGATTCCTACACCCGCTGCTACCAGGGAGCGGGGTTGGGGCTGGCCATCGTCAAGAGACTCGTACAGTTGATGGGCGGTGATGTTTGCGTCGACAGCGAGGAGGGCGAAGGAACCACGGTGCATGTCATTTTGCCGTTCAAACTATCAGCGACCATGCCGGCCTTTTCAGTTGGGGGGGCATTGCGGAAAAATGCCGGAGCGCTGCCGCTGTCATAG
- a CDS encoding transporter substrate-binding domain-containing protein has product MNINLKYPEHVFRAVHVIALFCVILGSVFLFPWQSQARSFQEIISSCELRVCFAPIHPSVVNAEPMDCREDCRFSGPAFDAVQAFAAFLGQDMHIKGVRVDWEEQFFDENGRIVRDAEYTPSLLASGRCDIYPNNLTREEWRLTKMDIPTLFTNRFIVLINIDKAKEFLCPSDMGGRIAAVEKDTAFHSWLQQENDATYAANPVDIRLMPTDEVLRGLDAGLFDFTVIDADAAFWIIRQQYPALHMVFPVGPMTEVGWGLRQEDTELLEAVRLFFSQQRNDHASPLNEIWKRHYGMSLNQFIGLLSSIPE; this is encoded by the coding sequence ATGAACATCAATCTGAAGTACCCCGAGCACGTCTTCCGTGCAGTCCATGTTATTGCCTTGTTCTGCGTGATCCTCGGATCCGTGTTCCTGTTTCCGTGGCAAAGCCAGGCCCGTTCTTTCCAGGAGATCATTTCCAGTTGTGAGCTGCGCGTCTGTTTTGCTCCCATTCATCCTTCCGTTGTCAATGCCGAACCAATGGACTGCCGGGAGGATTGTCGATTTTCCGGGCCGGCATTCGATGCCGTACAGGCATTTGCCGCCTTTCTTGGACAGGATATGCATATCAAGGGGGTTCGCGTGGACTGGGAAGAACAGTTTTTTGACGAAAACGGCCGGATCGTTCGTGATGCGGAATATACTCCCTCGCTTCTGGCTTCCGGACGCTGCGACATCTACCCGAATAATCTGACCCGGGAAGAATGGCGCCTCACCAAGATGGATATCCCCACCCTGTTCACCAACCGATTCATCGTTTTAATCAACATCGATAAAGCGAAGGAATTTCTCTGCCCATCGGACATGGGCGGAAGAATCGCGGCAGTGGAAAAGGACACCGCATTCCATTCCTGGCTACAGCAGGAGAACGACGCCACTTATGCGGCCAACCCGGTGGACATCCGCCTGATGCCCACGGATGAGGTTCTGCGCGGTCTTGACGCAGGACTTTTCGATTTCACCGTCATTGATGCGGATGCCGCATTTTGGATCATCCGCCAGCAGTACCCCGCCTTGCACATGGTGTTCCCCGTGGGCCCCATGACCGAAGTCGGCTGGGGCCTGCGCCAGGAGGATACGGAGTTACTGGAGGCCGTTCGGCTCTTCTTCAGCCAGCAACGCAACGATCACGCATCACCGCTGAACGAGATCTGGAAACGTCATTACGGGATGAGCCTGAACCAGTTTATCGGCCTGCTCAGCTCGATCCCCGAATGA
- a CDS encoding molybdopterin-containing oxidoreductase family protein: MQINRRKFLHYSALVTSSLALGGIPLYAYNAEAGPGDRDEVKRSYCGLCHPRCGTLLHMKNGRVIEVSGDPDHPVTRGLICERGLLMAEHIHHPDRINYPLKRVGARGEGKWERISWDQALDEVAGKLARLRDEFGPETLGFTHGTSRTHHWDCRRFYNLFGSPNVCGANNICMCPSYATEFATYGGMARGNARQAKCLVIWGRASANSSPIQAWPGVQAASRQGATIIVVDPREIDEVALADMWLQIRPGTDLALMLGWIRLIIEEDLYDKDFVENWTVGFDELRDAVREYTPEKVSEITWVPVEQITAAARIYATSKPAQLPYAYGLDKQGVNSNQCARARAILRAITGNLEIQGGETFGQTPEVARVRGEFDLVAAEAIGPEQRAKQLGADTYPFFGFPGWERNLANNQKLPKGQVNPPSMYRTCVAHARDVFQAAITKKPYPITAMFSVASNPMLSFPDPKMVFDALSALELYVVMEYYMTPSAALADYVFPSATTVEQPELWVTGGFCMACPPGIEPLFERKDTYQFYRGLGLRLGQEDQWPWETLEQACDFRLEPTGLTFRQLTEQYGFFGTPEFKRYEQSGFGTPSGKVELYSAIFEELGNDPLPKYKEPLWSPLGDPELVAEFPLILITGSRFMPMYHSEQRQIESARKQVPDPLVLLHPDTAAKQGLENDQWVFVVSPRGRARMRLRTSTRIHPRMVDAQHGWWFPERQEALPELFGVFESNINMLCPMEPEFCSPEIGSWPFSALMCRIEKA, encoded by the coding sequence ATGCAAATCAACCGCCGAAAATTCCTGCACTATTCGGCCCTGGTCACGTCATCCTTGGCCCTGGGCGGCATTCCGCTGTACGCCTACAATGCCGAAGCCGGACCCGGGGATCGGGACGAGGTCAAGCGCAGCTACTGCGGGCTGTGCCATCCTCGTTGCGGGACCCTGCTGCACATGAAAAACGGCAGGGTCATTGAGGTCAGCGGCGATCCGGACCATCCAGTGACCCGCGGGCTGATCTGCGAACGCGGCCTGCTCATGGCCGAGCACATCCATCATCCGGATAGGATCAACTATCCCCTCAAACGGGTCGGAGCGCGGGGCGAAGGCAAGTGGGAGCGGATTTCCTGGGACCAGGCCCTGGACGAGGTGGCAGGGAAGCTGGCCCGCCTGCGGGATGAATTCGGCCCGGAAACCCTGGGCTTCACCCATGGCACCAGCCGCACTCATCACTGGGACTGCCGGCGGTTCTACAACCTGTTCGGCTCACCCAACGTCTGCGGGGCGAACAACATCTGCATGTGCCCGTCCTACGCCACGGAGTTCGCCACCTACGGCGGCATGGCCCGGGGCAATGCTAGGCAGGCCAAGTGCCTGGTGATCTGGGGCCGGGCCTCGGCCAACTCCTCGCCGATCCAGGCCTGGCCGGGCGTTCAGGCGGCCAGCCGGCAGGGGGCCACGATCATCGTGGTCGATCCCCGGGAAATCGACGAAGTCGCCCTGGCGGACATGTGGCTGCAGATCCGGCCGGGCACGGACTTGGCCCTGATGCTGGGCTGGATCCGGCTGATCATCGAGGAGGATCTGTACGACAAGGATTTCGTAGAGAACTGGACCGTGGGATTTGACGAACTTCGGGACGCGGTGCGGGAGTATACGCCGGAAAAAGTCAGCGAGATCACCTGGGTCCCGGTGGAGCAGATCACGGCCGCGGCCCGGATCTACGCCACCTCCAAACCGGCCCAGCTGCCCTACGCCTACGGCCTGGACAAGCAAGGCGTGAATTCCAACCAGTGCGCCAGGGCCCGGGCCATCCTGCGGGCCATTACCGGCAACCTGGAAATTCAGGGCGGGGAAACCTTCGGCCAGACCCCTGAAGTGGCCAGGGTGCGCGGCGAGTTCGATCTCGTGGCTGCCGAGGCCATCGGGCCGGAACAGCGGGCCAAGCAGCTCGGCGCGGATACCTACCCCTTCTTCGGCTTCCCGGGCTGGGAGCGCAACCTGGCCAACAATCAAAAGCTGCCCAAGGGCCAGGTCAACCCGCCGTCCATGTACAGGACCTGCGTGGCCCACGCCCGGGACGTGTTCCAGGCGGCCATCACCAAAAAACCCTACCCGATCACGGCCATGTTTTCTGTCGCCAGCAACCCCATGCTCTCCTTCCCGGACCCGAAAATGGTCTTCGATGCCCTGAGCGCGCTGGAGCTGTACGTGGTCATGGAATACTACATGACCCCGTCCGCGGCCCTGGCCGACTACGTCTTCCCATCGGCCACCACGGTGGAACAGCCCGAGCTGTGGGTCACCGGCGGATTCTGCATGGCCTGCCCTCCGGGCATCGAGCCGCTGTTTGAACGCAAGGACACCTACCAGTTCTACCGCGGCCTGGGTCTGCGCCTGGGTCAGGAAGACCAGTGGCCCTGGGAAACCCTGGAACAGGCCTGCGATTTCCGCCTGGAGCCCACGGGCCTGACCTTCAGGCAGTTGACCGAGCAGTACGGATTTTTCGGAACGCCGGAGTTCAAGCGCTATGAGCAGTCCGGCTTCGGCACGCCCTCGGGCAAGGTGGAACTGTACTCCGCCATTTTCGAGGAACTGGGCAACGACCCTCTGCCCAAGTACAAGGAACCGCTCTGGAGTCCGCTGGGCGACCCGGAACTGGTGGCCGAATTCCCCCTGATCCTGATCACCGGCAGCCGGTTCATGCCCATGTACCACTCGGAGCAGCGCCAGATCGAATCCGCGCGCAAACAGGTCCCGGATCCGCTGGTGCTCCTGCATCCGGACACGGCCGCAAAACAGGGACTGGAAAACGACCAGTGGGTCTTTGTCGTCTCCCCCAGGGGCAGGGCCCGGATGCGCCTGCGCACCTCGACGCGCATCCATCCCAGAATGGTCGACGCCCAGCACGGATGGTGGTTCCCGGAACGCCAGGAAGCCCTTCCCGAGCTGTTCGGGGTCTTCGAGTCCAACATCAACATGCTCTGCCCCATGGAACCGGAGTTCTGCAGCCCGGAAATCGGTTCCTGGCCTTTTTCGGCCCTGATGTGCCGGATCGAAAAGGCCTGA
- the minC gene encoding septum site-determining protein MinC, which yields MPAFEIRGKVAPCTLFRPLTPNLDELLTDVEDRLSQTPEFFRNMAVIVDLSALGELRESINLSGLVRALRDKGMMPVGIQGGNEYHERLAPNLHLGVFAIGKQTMPRAPVEEPVCPSITQHAMLVEKPVRSGQQIYAKGRDLIVLASVGPGAEVIADGNVHIYAPLRGRALAGVMGNENARIFCKELRADLVSVAGFYQVSEDLPQDMLGRAVQIRLEGQQLLIDVV from the coding sequence ATGCCTGCGTTTGAAATCAGAGGCAAAGTCGCGCCATGCACCCTGTTCCGTCCTTTGACCCCGAATTTGGATGAATTGTTGACCGATGTGGAGGACCGTCTCAGCCAGACACCGGAATTCTTTCGTAACATGGCCGTGATCGTAGATCTCAGCGCACTCGGAGAACTGCGGGAAAGCATCAATCTGTCCGGACTGGTCCGTGCCCTACGAGACAAAGGGATGATGCCCGTGGGCATCCAGGGCGGCAATGAGTACCATGAGCGGCTTGCTCCGAATCTTCATCTCGGCGTCTTCGCCATCGGCAAGCAGACCATGCCCCGGGCTCCAGTAGAGGAACCAGTCTGTCCCTCCATCACTCAGCACGCCATGCTGGTGGAAAAACCGGTTCGGTCCGGGCAACAGATCTACGCCAAGGGCCGCGATCTGATCGTTCTGGCCTCGGTTGGGCCGGGCGCCGAAGTCATCGCGGACGGCAACGTGCACATCTACGCCCCGTTGCGCGGACGCGCCCTGGCCGGCGTCATGGGCAACGAGAACGCCCGCATCTTCTGCAAGGAACTGCGTGCGGATCTGGTTTCCGTGGCCGGATTCTACCAGGTCAGCGAGGATTTGCCTCAGGACATGCTTGGCCGAGCCGTTCAGATCCGTCTTGAAGGACAGCAACTGCTGATCGACGTCGTTTGA
- a CDS encoding deoxyribodipyrimidine photo-lyase, with product MTRNIHSARIRLIREPSGRPQAGPVVYWMSRDQRVRDNWALLFAADQAAERGVPLSVLFCLSPKFLDAAIRHYGFLLQGLAEVENVLRARQIAFALRLGEVVPSVIDFLRETNAGMLITDFDPLRIKRQWKQDVSAEVDIPVFEVDAHNIVPCWETSSKQEYAARTIRPKIHRRLDEFLTDFPDLAHPPAAMQDLPPVDWQAARSSLQVDMNVAEVDWLRPGEEGARAMLREFLDHRLERYEQRNDPNADVLSNLSPYLHFGQISAQRVALEVMNSNKSPAAREAFLEELIVRRELADNFCWHNKDYDRVDGFPDWAKKTLDKHRKDPRDHCYGLEAFETAATHGALWNAAQQEMVSTGKMHGYMRMYWAKKILEWTTSPEEAMSIAILLNDKYSLDGRDPNGYTGIAWSIGGVHDRPWFERPIFGQIRYMNAKGCARKFDTRAYIKRFTTPELPLDPHLQ from the coding sequence ATGACCCGGAATATCCATTCCGCCCGCATTCGGTTAATCCGCGAACCATCCGGCCGGCCCCAGGCCGGTCCCGTTGTCTACTGGATGAGCCGGGATCAGCGCGTCCGGGACAACTGGGCCCTGCTCTTCGCGGCTGATCAGGCCGCGGAACGCGGCGTGCCCCTCTCCGTTCTGTTCTGTCTTTCCCCAAAATTTCTGGACGCCGCCATCCGCCACTACGGCTTCCTGCTCCAGGGGTTGGCCGAAGTTGAAAACGTGCTGCGGGCTCGCCAAATCGCTTTTGCCCTGCGCCTTGGCGAGGTGGTTCCGTCCGTGATCGACTTCCTGCGTGAAACAAATGCCGGAATGCTGATCACGGATTTCGATCCGCTGCGCATCAAGCGGCAGTGGAAGCAAGACGTGTCCGCCGAAGTGGACATCCCTGTCTTTGAGGTGGATGCCCACAACATCGTGCCCTGCTGGGAGACTTCATCCAAACAGGAATACGCGGCCCGAACCATTCGGCCCAAAATTCATCGCCGCCTGGACGAATTTCTCACCGATTTTCCCGACTTGGCACATCCCCCCGCGGCAATGCAGGATCTTCCCCCAGTGGACTGGCAGGCGGCACGAAGCAGCCTGCAGGTCGACATGAACGTAGCCGAGGTGGATTGGCTGCGTCCCGGCGAGGAGGGCGCCAGGGCCATGCTCCGGGAATTCCTGGACCACCGTCTTGAACGGTACGAGCAACGCAATGATCCCAATGCCGATGTGCTCTCCAATCTTTCGCCCTATCTTCATTTCGGCCAGATCTCGGCCCAGCGCGTGGCCTTGGAGGTCATGAACTCAAACAAGTCTCCGGCCGCGCGGGAGGCTTTTCTGGAAGAATTGATCGTCCGCCGGGAGTTGGCGGATAATTTCTGCTGGCACAACAAGGACTACGACCGGGTGGACGGCTTTCCGGATTGGGCCAAAAAGACCCTGGACAAGCACCGGAAGGACCCACGGGATCACTGCTATGGGCTGGAAGCATTCGAGACCGCCGCCACCCACGGCGCTCTCTGGAACGCCGCCCAGCAGGAGATGGTATCCACGGGCAAGATGCACGGCTACATGCGGATGTACTGGGCCAAGAAAATTCTGGAGTGGACTACGTCGCCCGAAGAAGCCATGTCCATCGCCATCCTGCTCAACGACAAATACTCCTTGGACGGTAGGGACCCCAACGGGTACACCGGCATTGCCTGGAGCATCGGCGGCGTCCACGACCGCCCCTGGTTCGAGCGCCCCATATTCGGCCAGATCCGCTACATGAACGCCAAAGGCTGCGCCCGCAAGTTCGATACGCGTGCCTATATCAAGCGTTTCACAACCCCTGAACTCCCCCTTGATCCCCATCTACAATAG
- the minD gene encoding septum site-determining protein MinD, which produces MGKIIVVTSGKGGVGKTTSSASLATGLARRGFQTAVLDFDVGLRNLDLIMGCERRVVYDFVNVIQGDATLNQALIRDKRVENLYILPASQTKDKEALSQEGVAGVLEDLSKRFDFVICDSPAGIEHGALMAMHFADEAIVVTNPEVSSVRDSDRILGLLQSKTLKAKNGEVIKEHLLLTRYDPARVQRGDMLSVEDVQEILNIPLLGVIPESKAVLTASNSGEPVILDEPSDAGQAYADAVSRLLGEDVAHRFINPVKKGFFSRLLGG; this is translated from the coding sequence GTGGGGAAGATAATCGTTGTCACATCAGGCAAGGGAGGCGTGGGGAAAACCACTTCCAGCGCTTCGCTGGCTACCGGTCTGGCCCGGCGCGGCTTTCAAACCGCTGTCCTTGATTTCGACGTCGGCCTGCGCAACCTGGATTTGATCATGGGTTGCGAGCGCCGGGTGGTCTACGACTTCGTAAACGTGATCCAAGGCGACGCCACCTTGAACCAGGCCCTTATCCGGGACAAACGGGTGGAAAATCTTTATATCCTGCCCGCGTCCCAGACCAAGGACAAGGAAGCACTGAGCCAAGAGGGCGTGGCCGGAGTGTTGGAGGATTTGTCCAAACGATTCGACTTCGTGATCTGCGACTCGCCCGCCGGGATCGAACACGGCGCACTCATGGCCATGCATTTCGCGGACGAGGCCATCGTGGTCACCAACCCGGAAGTCTCCTCAGTCCGCGACTCGGATCGCATTCTGGGCTTGCTGCAGAGCAAGACCTTGAAGGCCAAGAACGGCGAAGTCATCAAGGAGCATCTGCTCCTGACCCGCTACGATCCTGCCAGGGTTCAGCGCGGCGACATGCTCAGCGTGGAGGACGTCCAGGAAATTCTGAACATCCCTCTGCTGGGAGTCATTCCGGAATCCAAAGCGGTCCTGACGGCTTCCAATTCCGGTGAACCGGTCATCCTGGATGAACCCAGCGATGCCGGTCAGGCCTATGCGGACGCCGTTTCCAGGCTCCTTGGAGAAGACGTGGCCCACCGATTCATCAATCCCGTCAAAAAGGGATTCTTCTCGCGGTTGTTGGGGGGCTGA
- a CDS encoding PAS domain-containing sensor histidine kinase, with protein MSQTSPLTDDSGFAPGINIREVLKTAPISIFTSTPEGRYISANSATARMFGYDSPQELMDSVTDIGSQQYVNPADRLEFMRLMEEYGELVNHEFQLRRRDGTIFWCSRTAQAVRDGNGRIIAYQGFYTDISNRKRIEMDLRESEARFKALHNASFGGIAIHDQGVILECNQGLSEITGFSLEELIGMNGLLLISEKTREMVMGKIRTGYEKPYEAIGIRKNKEEYPIRLEARNIPYKGKMVRVVEFRDITERKQAEQALILAKEQAEEQARAAELAKKQAQQAGEETRRALNALRVSEEKLYALFSSMTEVVVLHELMLNEQGEPVNYLINDCNEAFTRITGLSKNDVQGKPATEAYQSQTPPYLKEYSRVALTGEPHRFETYFAPMDKYFSISAVCPSIGSFATIATDITEITRMQQMVSAKNKELEQLVYVASHDLRSPLVNVDGYGRELEFAVEDLGKALDWDHDSHAELQAAVRTPLQDMKDALHYIRTSTSQMDALLKGLLKLSRSGRAPLNISSLNMNELMARVIAAMEFQIENSGVGIVMGDLPPCRGDEVQVTQVFSNLLGNALKFLDPGRPGVIRINGNVQDIRCEYCVEDNGIGIEAGHQKNIFELFHRLDPKRSEGEGLGLTIVRQVMERLDGTVRVESEHGQGSRFIVSLPIAPGI; from the coding sequence ATGTCCCAAACATCGCCCCTTACTGACGACAGCGGGTTTGCTCCAGGCATCAACATCCGGGAAGTCCTGAAAACGGCTCCCATCAGCATCTTCACCTCCACGCCTGAAGGTCGCTACATCTCCGCTAATTCCGCGACAGCCCGGATGTTCGGGTACGACTCCCCGCAAGAGTTGATGGATTCAGTCACGGACATCGGCAGCCAGCAATACGTCAATCCCGCCGACAGATTGGAATTCATGCGCCTGATGGAAGAGTACGGCGAATTGGTTAATCACGAATTCCAATTGCGTCGGCGGGATGGGACGATTTTTTGGTGTTCCCGAACCGCGCAGGCCGTGCGTGACGGAAACGGAAGGATCATTGCCTACCAGGGCTTCTACACGGACATTTCCAACCGCAAACGGATCGAAATGGATTTGCGGGAGAGCGAAGCCCGCTTCAAGGCCCTGCATAATGCCTCTTTCGGAGGCATCGCCATCCATGACCAGGGCGTAATCCTGGAATGCAACCAGGGGCTATCCGAAATAACAGGTTTCTCCCTGGAAGAACTGATCGGGATGAACGGCCTGCTGCTCATCTCCGAAAAAACCCGTGAAATGGTGATGGGCAAGATCCGCACCGGGTATGAAAAGCCCTATGAGGCGATCGGAATCCGCAAGAACAAGGAAGAATACCCCATCCGCTTGGAAGCACGGAACATTCCATACAAGGGCAAAATGGTCCGGGTCGTCGAATTTCGCGACATCACCGAGCGGAAACAAGCCGAACAGGCTCTGATCCTGGCCAAGGAGCAAGCCGAGGAACAGGCCAGGGCGGCTGAACTCGCCAAGAAGCAGGCCCAACAGGCCGGAGAGGAGACGCGGCGGGCCCTGAATGCGCTGCGTGTCAGCGAGGAAAAACTGTATGCCCTGTTTTCCTCGATGACCGAAGTGGTTGTCCTGCATGAACTGATGCTCAACGAGCAGGGGGAACCGGTCAACTATCTGATCAACGACTGCAACGAAGCGTTCACCCGCATCACGGGATTGTCGAAGAACGACGTCCAGGGGAAGCCGGCTACCGAGGCATACCAGTCCCAAACCCCTCCCTATCTGAAGGAATACAGCCGGGTGGCCTTGACCGGAGAACCGCACAGGTTCGAAACCTATTTTGCCCCAATGGACAAATATTTTTCCATATCCGCGGTCTGTCCGAGCATCGGCAGCTTCGCCACCATTGCCACGGACATTACCGAAATTACGCGGATGCAGCAGATGGTCTCAGCCAAGAACAAGGAGCTGGAGCAACTGGTATACGTCGCTTCCCATGATCTGCGTTCACCTTTGGTCAATGTGGACGGCTACGGCAGAGAGTTGGAATTTGCCGTCGAGGATCTCGGCAAGGCCCTGGACTGGGATCATGATTCCCACGCGGAACTCCAAGCCGCTGTCCGCACCCCGCTCCAGGACATGAAAGATGCCCTGCACTATATCCGGACCAGCACCTCCCAGATGGACGCCCTGCTGAAAGGCCTTCTGAAGCTGTCCCGCTCGGGCCGGGCCCCCCTGAACATCAGCTCGCTGAACATGAACGAGCTCATGGCCAGAGTGATCGCGGCCATGGAGTTTCAGATCGAGAACTCCGGCGTCGGCATCGTTATGGGCGATCTGCCGCCGTGCCGAGGCGACGAGGTACAGGTCACCCAGGTTTTTTCGAATCTTCTGGGCAACGCCTTGAAATTTCTGGATCCGGGCCGACCCGGCGTGATCCGAATCAACGGCAACGTCCAGGACATCCGCTGCGAGTATTGCGTGGAGGATAACGGAATCGGGATCGAAGCAGGGCACCAGAAAAACATTTTCGAGCTCTTTCACCGGCTTGATCCCAAACGTAGCGAAGGCGAAGGATTGGGATTGACCATTGTCCGCCAGGTCATGGAGCGACTTGACGGTACTGTCCGGGTCGAATCTGAACACGGCCAAGGTAGTCGCTTTATCGTGTCTTTGCCGATTGCTCCGGGCATATAA
- a CDS encoding response regulator, whose protein sequence is MNQEVVILIAEDDEGHAGLIRKNLARAGILNEMLHFRDGQEIVNFLLRLGDGRKRKSGTAYVLLLDIRMPKLDGLEVLARIKCDPELRKLPVIMITTTDNPMEVARCHAMGCNSYITKPVEYEEFVNAIRQLGLFLMVVQVPKVNGD, encoded by the coding sequence ATGAATCAGGAAGTTGTCATTCTTATAGCCGAAGATGATGAAGGGCATGCGGGATTGATCCGGAAAAATCTGGCCAGAGCCGGCATTCTCAACGAGATGCTCCATTTCAGGGACGGCCAGGAAATCGTGAACTTCCTGTTGCGTCTTGGAGACGGCCGAAAACGAAAGTCCGGTACGGCCTATGTCCTGCTGCTGGACATCCGCATGCCCAAGCTGGACGGGCTGGAAGTGCTGGCCCGGATCAAGTGCGATCCGGAATTGCGCAAGCTGCCGGTGATCATGATCACCACCACTGACAACCCGATGGAAGTAGCGCGCTGTCATGCCATGGGATGCAACAGCTACATTACCAAACCTGTTGAATATGAAGAGTTCGTGAACGCCATTCGCCAGCTTGGACTGTTCCTGATGGTCGTGCAGGTTCCGAAAGTCAATGGAGATTGA
- the minE gene encoding cell division topological specificity factor MinE, translating into MGIFSYFRSKKPTAQVAKNRLQIIVAHERAQNSGYDFLPQLRQEILLVVQKYVHVELENINVDVNRDGDCEVLEFNVTLPDNKS; encoded by the coding sequence ATGGGTATTTTCAGTTATTTTCGATCCAAGAAGCCCACGGCCCAGGTCGCCAAGAACCGTCTGCAAATCATTGTCGCTCACGAACGCGCCCAGAATTCCGGCTATGATTTCCTGCCCCAACTGCGACAGGAAATCCTGCTTGTCGTCCAGAAGTATGTGCATGTCGAACTGGAGAACATCAACGTGGACGTGAACCGAGACGGCGATTGCGAAGTTCTTGAATTCAACGTTACCTTGCCGGACAACAAGTCTTGA